From one Asterias amurensis chromosome 14, ASM3211899v1 genomic stretch:
- the LOC139947373 gene encoding uncharacterized protein: MTALVVATLAFCLVWCHKVSPISAGCGNMFLPDQHHALVGHSFLSQTGTGRIQCMMLCWRHSRCLSFNHDDTSGICQLNNARKQEFPESYKQDDNLSYFSSSNKIHGWVFETTMDKIATVSSTAATTTTAAATTTTAAPTITRAAPITTTAAPTTTTAEATTTTVAATKTIATTTSNNCGLGMESGAIADSQITANNVSNNDYTNYGPTLARFNGESSWCGKKTTARWIQVDMGRMEDLYAIIVQGRNGGNGYVAHFYLSYSDDGVTWTDIVNEDDGRNKYHFSNGSDKKDVRVSVESAPSVGMIRCRYIRIRPSGWVYDVCMRFELIGC, encoded by the exons ATGACAGCGCTGGTGGTAGCCACACTGGCCTTTTGCTTAGTGTGGTGTCACAAAGTTTCTCCGATCTCGGCTGGTTGCGGCAACATGTTTTTGCCCGACCAACACCACGCATTGGTCGGTCATTCGTTCCTGAGTCAAACAGGGACCGGTCGGATTCAGTGTATGATGCTCTGCTGGAGGCACAGTCGTTGTTTGTCATTCAATCATGATGACACTAGTGGTATATGTCAGCTAAACAACGCAAGGAAACAAGAATTTCCAGAGAGTTACAAGCAAGATGACAACTTGTCGTACTTCAGTTCTTCAAACAAGATACATGGATGGGTTTTTGAGACCACAATGGACAAA ATAGCTACAGTATCATCAACCGCAGCAACCACGACCACTGCTGCAGCAACCACAACCACGGCAGCACCAACCATAACTAGGGCAGCACCAATCACCACCACCGCAGCACCAACCACGACCACTGCTGAAGCAACAACAACCACAGTTGCAGCAACCAAAACTATTGCAACAACCACATCTAACA ATTGCGGTCTCGGTATGGAAAGCGGTGCCATAGCTGATAGTCAGATCACTGCGAATAACGTCTCAAATAACGACTACACAAACTACGGGCCAACACTCGCCCGGTTTAACGGCGAAA GTTCGTGGTGTGGCAAGAAGACCACCGCCAGATGGATTCAGGTTGACATGGGTCGTATGGAAGACCTCTATGCCATAATCGTACAGGGCCGTAACGGAGGTAACGGATATGTAGCTCACTTCTATCTGAGTTACAGTGATGATGGCGTGACGTGGACTGACATAGTCAACGAAGACGACGGGCGGAACAAG TACCACTTTTCGAATGGATCTGACAAGAAAGACGTACGAGTCTCCGTCGAGTCAGCACCATCAGTTGGTATGATCCGATGTAGATACATCCGCATCAGGCCGTCTGGGTGGGTCTACGATGTTTGCATGCGGTTTGAACTTATTGGCTGCTGA